The Pseudochaenichthys georgianus chromosome 8, fPseGeo1.2, whole genome shotgun sequence genome has a segment encoding these proteins:
- the tmem11 gene encoding transmembrane protein 11, mitochondrial has translation MASLGRRRGVPISRERGVMAATECYIVHEIYNGENAQDQFEYELEQALEAQYKYIVIEPTRIGDETARWITVGNCLHKTAVLSGTACLMTPLSLPIEYTRYVALPAGALSVACSALYGISWQFDPCCKYQVEYDSQKLSRLPLHTLTSSTPVVLVRRDDVHRKRLHNTIALAALAYCAKKIYELYAV, from the exons ATGGCGTCGCTGGGAAGGAGGCGCGGTGTCCCAATAAGCAGGGAGAG GGGAGTGATGGCAGCGACAGAATGCTACATTGTGCACGAGATCTACAACGGGGAGAATGCGCAGGACCAGTTTGAGTACGAGCTGGAGCAGGCACTGGAGGCCCAGTATAAATACATTGTCATTGAGCCCACGCGCATCGGAGATGAAACGGCCCGTTGGATTACCGTGGGTAACTGCCTGCACAAGACGGCCGTGTTGTCAGGCACTGCTTGCCTCATGACGCCACTTTCCCTGCCCATTGAATACACGCGCTACGTGGCGTTGCCCGCCGGCGCCCTCAGTGTGGCCTGTTCTGCCCTCTACGGCATCTCATGGCAATTTGACCCCTGCTGCAAGTACCAGGTGGAATACGACAGCCAAAAACTCTCGCGGCTGCCCCTGCATACGCTCACCTCCTCGACGCCCGTGGTTTTGGTACGCAGGGATGACGTCCACAGAAAGAGACTCCATAACACGATAGCACTGGCCGCCCTGGCGTACTGCGCCAAGAAGATCTATGAACTCTATGCGGTATGA
- the dhrs7b gene encoding dehydrogenase/reductase SDR family member 7B: MERIMGGGVFQMLLASAGLLLLYRILVRLRPGTALQDAVVVITGGSSGLGKECARVFHAAGARLVLCGRDAGRLQQVIQELTDSSTRSQRQTYTPCSVTFDLADTDTVDRAAEEILKCYGHVDVLINNAGISYRGNILDTNLSVQRDVMETNYFGPIALTQALLPSMVQRRSGHIVVISSLQGKMAIPYRSAYAASKHATQAYFDCLRAEIERYGIPVTVISPGYIRTSLSLNAVTGDGSKYGVLDKTTASGRDPLDVARAVLRAVRQRSKDVVLAGPLPSLALYLRTLWPALFFKLMSSRARKEQKPKDE; encoded by the exons ATGGAGCGCATCATGGGAGGAGGTGTGTTTCAGATGCTTTTAGCTAGTGCCGGACTCTTGCTGCTCTATCGGATCCTCGTGCGCCTCAGACCCGGCACTGCTCTGCAGGACGCTGTGGTGGTCATCACCGGGGGCAGCTCTGGACTGGGGAAAG AGTGTGCCCGGGTGTTTCACGCAGCAGGTGCCCGTCTGGTGCTGTGCGGACGAGATGCAGGCCGCCTGCAGCAGGTGATCCAGGAGCTCACCGACAGTTCAACAAGATCACAGCGTCAG ACCTACACCCCCTGcagtgtgacctttgacctggctGACACGGACACAGTGGACAGAGCTGCAGAGGAGATCCTGAAATGTTACGGACACGTGGACGTCCTCATCAATAATGCTGGAATCAGTTACCGCGGCAACATACTGGATACTAATCTCTCTGTTCAGCGGGATGTGATGGAAACAAACTACTTTGGGCCCATCGCTCTAACTCAAG CGCTCCTGCCCTCCATGGTTCAGAGGCGCAGCGGCCACATCGTCGTCATTAGCAGCCTCCAGGGCAAGATGGCCATTCCTTACAGATCTGCAT ACGCGGCCTCTAAGCACGCCACCCAGGCTTACTTCGACTGCCTACGGGCCGAGATCGAGCGCTACGGGATCCCAGTGACGGTGATCAGTCCCGGGTACATCCGGACCAGCCTGTCCCTCAACGCCGTCACAGGAGACGGATCCAAGTATGGAG tTTTGGATAAAACCACAGCATCTGGTCGGGACCCCCTGGATGTGGCCCGGGCGGTTCTGAGAGCGGTCCGTCAGAGGAGCAAAGACGTTGTTCTGGCCGGTCCTCTGCCTAGTCTGGCCCTCTACCTCCGCACTCTGTGGCCCGCACTCTTCTTCAAACTCATGTCCTCTCGCGCTCGCAAGGAACAGAAACCTAAAGACGAGTGA